The sequence below is a genomic window from Candidatus Cloacimonadota bacterium.
CTCGTCATCAACTCCAGTATCGCTTTGCTTTTCAGAAGTCGAGTCCGAATTGAATAGCCCCGTGATTTATCGCGGGGAAAAAAATAGCAAAAACAAAATGGGCTTTAGCCCAAACGACGTTCAAAACCCAGGTTGTTTAATTTCATTCTTTACTCCTCTGCCTTCGGCATCTATACTTTCCGAAACCTTTTATTTCGATTTCTTCAGAGTTGGTTTCGTAAAGTTGAAACTGAAAAACTTTCCGACAGCAATTTCCAGTATTCTCAAGAGAAGCTGTGGGAAAGAATATTTTATACTGGAGTTCAGTTCCGTCTGGACTTTAGGACACATGTGATGATTTGACTCATCATCAACTCCAGTTTCGCTTTTTTTTTTCAGAAGTCGATTCCGAATTGAATAGCCCCGTGATTTATCGCGGGGGAAAAATAGCAAAAACAAAATGGGCTTTAGCCCAATTGAGGGGTTGAAACCCAAGTTGTTTAATTTCATTCTTTACCCTTCTGCCTTTGGCATCTATACTTTCCGAAACCTTCTATTTCGATTTCTTCAGAGTTGGTTTCGTAAAGTTGAAACTAAAAAAACTTTCCGACAGCAATTTCCAGTATGCTCAAGAGAAGCTGTGGGAAAGAATATTTTATACTGGAGTTCAGTTCCGTCTGGACTTTAGGACACATGTGATGATTTGACTCATCATCAACTCCAGTTTCGCTTTTTTTTTCAGAAGTTGATTCCGAATTGAATAGCCCCGTGCTTCAGCGCGGGGTATAGAGATGAAAAAAGAAAAAGGGCTTTAGCCCAAATGAAGTCCAAAACCCAGGTTGTTTAATTTCATTCTTTACTCCTCTGCCTTCGGCATCTATACTTTCCGAAACCTTCTATTTCGATTTCTTCAGAGTTGGTTTCGTAAAGTTGAAACTGAAAAAACTTTCCGACAGCAATTTCCAGTATTCTCAAGAGAAGCTGTCGGAAAGAATATTTTGTTATTAGACTTTAGATCGAGATCAAAATTATAGCCTTCTCAATGGTTGAGCTTGCGAGACCTTGTGAATGGTTACTTCACTACCAACCATTGAGGAGGTTTTCAACCATCCACAAGGTTAGTTCAATCGTCTTGATTGAACTGCATGTTTCTGCTGATCGTCTTCGATCAATCTTAACCATATTTTTGAGCCGAAAAGGATAAACTCTGGAACTCCACGAGACGTGAAGTCCAACAATACATAAATTTTGATAGCTCGTTTTTTCATCTTTTTGATAAACTGGAATTATCACTTTTATCAAAAAAATAAAATATGAGAACTCACAAGAATGCTATTCATCATTGTATGTTGCTGAAATTTATGAAGTTAAAACAATTTGAAAAGTTTGGCACAAGCTTTGCAAGCTAAAAAGGCTAAAAGGAGGTTATGATGAATAGAGTTTTAAAAGTTATGTTAGTTGTAATTATCTTCAGTTTTTCTGGATTATTTGCCCAGGATGAGGAAGTAAAAGATCTGAATGCCACCATGGAAGAAGTTCAAATGGAGATCGATGCTGCCATGGAAGAAGCAGATCTGGAAAATTTAACAATCACGCTTACCGATTTTGACAGTGATTCTCCCAAAATGGGTGTCTTCCTTTCCAATCTGGATTTTGAAGATATCTACGAAATGCACTATGATTATAATTATGGTGTCTATGTTTCTGGAGTTACCGAAAATGGTCCTGCCCAAAATGCTGGCATCATGAAAGGCGATATTGTTATGGAATTTGATGGTGAAAAGGTAAAATTTGAAAGACACCTTGTAAATCTTATCAAATCTCATAATATCGGCGATGAAGTTAATGTGAAATTTTTCCGTCTGGGAAAGATCTATGAAACAACACTTACATTGAATACACTCCAAAAACGCGACAAAGATGTAATCATTACTAAAAAAGGTGAGAAGAAGAAGCGCCTTCCAGTTGGTGATGGAAGTGGTGGTTGGCTTCCCATCTGGTACATGCCTGATGTTACGGAAATCAATACTTTCCTGGCAGATTTAGATTTCGATGACGAAACATTTTCTGAAGATGGTTTTCTGATCCACGGTGGTGGTGGAATGGGAAATGTAGGAAAAGGCTGGTTTCTTGGAGGAATGGGCGCTGGTTATGAGAAGAAACAAACAACTATGTTTGATTGGACTTGTAATGATACTCTCTTTTTTACAGAACCTGTAAAAAGAACAGCAAAATATAGCATCGGTTACGGAGGTATTACACTGGATAAACGTTATGCACTTTCCCGTAAATTCATTACTTCAATTGGATTTATGATTGGTTGGGGTGGTACTGAATTTGTTGTTAAACAAAGCAAGAGTAATCAAGGTTTAACAAATTTTGATTTTGATAATCCAAGTGCTAATATGAATGAATACTATGATTATAAATCAAAGTTAAAGTTATATTCTGATTATATGCTTTTCCAACCGAGAGTAGCTTTTCACTGGAGAATCCTGGATTGGCTTAGTTTCAGAGCTGAAGCGGCTTACATGGTTAGTTATTCTTCCGAAGGATGGCAAGCTAAAAGAAATGGTGAGAAAATTAAACTATTAAATGCACCAGATACTAACATGGACAGTATAACATTCAGTTTCGGACCCTGGTTCGGATTTTAAATATTGACAAGTTAGCAGAGATAAAATTAGTCTCTGGCAGAATTGGTCTGTCAGAGGCTAATTTATTTAGAGAGGAATATAATGTTTCAGACTTTATCGAATAAAATCATTACTGGAGTGATAACTCTAAGCATGATGCTGCTTTCCAGCTATGAAGGTAACAATGCAAAGTTCGATAATGTATTTGCTTCTTTTGTAGGAAGTCAGATCTTTGTTTCCGCTCAATTGATCGATGCCTTTGAAAATGATTTTGAAGAAGTATTCAAGTCTGGTCAGCGGATTGAGATCTTTTTTAATATAAAGATATTCAGTGAAGATCTTCAGATTCATGATGCTGAATTTCGTCATGCAGTTCTGTTTGACCCATTAGGAAAGTATTATACAGTTTATCTGGAAGAGCAGCAAATGCAGACTACAGCCAGTAATTACGAAGAATTAAAAGAAATTATATCTAATGTGGAATATTCCTATAATAGCGTTAAATATGATGGCGGACATATTCTACTTTCTGCCTATCTTAAGAAAATCAAACTTCAATCCATGCAAAAAGAATACGACATGATGATGCTTTGGAAATTCAAAAAACCAAAAGTAAATACTCCCTGCTTAAAACAGGAATTTGAAACAGATTTTCAATAAAAAGAATTCTCATTATGAAAGTTAAGATCAGTCTTCGAGCACTTGTAATAACTTTATTTCTGGTACTTTATCTAAGTAGCCTTATCTTTATCAATGCTTTTTTTATTCAAAAGCACCGGGAATCCGGTGAAGCTTTTCAATCATTACAATTTGACGAATCATTGTCTCAACTTGCCTTCCAAACCAAAACTGACAGCTTGCAGGCTAAAGAATTGCTAAGAAAATTCAATTCCAGCAGAGCTGCTTCGGAAATGATACGGCACGAAGCTCAGATCTATTCCACAGGATTTTTGTTTGTGCTTATGCTGATCTCAGTTACCACTTTTATCATAGTTTTTTATGTTATCACAAAACCACTGAAAGAGATGCAATCTGCCACTGTTAAGATCCGGA
It includes:
- a CDS encoding PDZ domain-containing protein, encoding MNRVLKVMLVVIIFSFSGLFAQDEEVKDLNATMEEVQMEIDAAMEEADLENLTITLTDFDSDSPKMGVFLSNLDFEDIYEMHYDYNYGVYVSGVTENGPAQNAGIMKGDIVMEFDGEKVKFERHLVNLIKSHNIGDEVNVKFFRLGKIYETTLTLNTLQKRDKDVIITKKGEKKKRLPVGDGSGGWLPIWYMPDVTEINTFLADLDFDDETFSEDGFLIHGGGGMGNVGKGWFLGGMGAGYEKKQTTMFDWTCNDTLFFTEPVKRTAKYSIGYGGITLDKRYALSRKFITSIGFMIGWGGTEFVVKQSKSNQGLTNFDFDNPSANMNEYYDYKSKLKLYSDYMLFQPRVAFHWRILDWLSFRAEAAYMVSYSSEGWQAKRNGEKIKLLNAPDTNMDSITFSFGPWFGF